The genomic DNA TCATGGCAATTCTTCCACCATTGCTATCTTCCTCAACCCCCCTCTGTTTCTCCCATCAAAATCCAAACAAAACCCTAAACCCCAAATCATGTAACCACCCCAACACCCCAATCACAACAACCACCCTGAATTCCAACAAACTTCACACCAAGAAAGCCATTAAAACTCTAATTGGAGCTGGGTTTGCCCTAACATCACCCCTGTTCATCGGAACAGCTTCCGCTGCAGCCGCAGAGCTGCCATTGCTTCTGGGTTCGTCTCTGCAACTCACGGAACCTTCCAATGCTCTGTCACTGCCCACTTGGGCAATTCATGTTTCAAGTGTTGTTGAATGGTAATTTGCTATAACTTGATGCTCTGTTACATTAATTTGATGCTTTATGTAAAGAATTTGTTGAGGTTTGATGTCAGTGTTAATTGATTTATATGAATTTGCTATTAGTGAGGCTGAAGTTAGGAAATTTGACTTAGATTATGGTGTAGAATTGAGTGCTTGATGTTTAAATTAGTATATTTGGCAACCGAAATGAATGATAGTTTTTCTTGGATCAAAGACTAAAGGGTGTGGTTTGCCTATCCACGCCtactatgtagttaatatcccgatatatcagtgatatatcggttatctgTCCCCTACCGAGATAACGGTGCAaaatatcggta from Helianthus annuus cultivar XRQ/B chromosome 7, HanXRQr2.0-SUNRISE, whole genome shotgun sequence includes the following:
- the LOC110877683 gene encoding ycf49-like protein; this translates as MAILPPLLSSSTPLCFSHQNPNKTLNPKSCNHPNTPITTTTLNSNKLHTKKAIKTLIGAGFALTSPLFIGTASAAAAELPLLLGSSLQLTEPSNALSLPTWAIHVSSVVEWITAMILVWQYGEKSGYQSWKGLSWGMVPLLGGAFCACTWHFFYNSESLEVLVALQGALTVIGNATMCIAAYRIYKSTQESSTDA